A genomic region of Streptomyces sp. NBC_00247 contains the following coding sequences:
- a CDS encoding FAD-dependent monooxygenase, which produces MVHDRPDTQVVVVGAGPVGLLLAGELRLGGARVVVLERRTGPLTESRATTLHARTMEILDSRGLLETIPAPPNDLRGHFAGIPLDLGLPGSHPGQWKVPQAATERLLGDWAAGLGADIRRGHEVRAVTRNAGHVEAEALGPRGPVRIRADHLVACDGEDSTVRRLVGADFPGHDARREMVRADVDGIDVPDRRFERLPDGLAIAARRPDGVTRLMVHPHGAPVRTRTGAPAFAEVSEAWKRVTGEDVSTGVPLWVNAFGDASRQLARYRHGRVLFAGDAAHRQMPIGGQALNLGLQDAFNLGWKLAAEVTGRAHPGLLDTYHDERHAVGARALASIEAQALLLLGGPEVDAVRTLIRELVAHAPVRARLAAAVGGLDVRYPVGGPPHPLLGTRLPVVPLAAAGGAPATSTQVLRAGRGLLLGRGTPPGLGGRTVPVFAPGETGGGEDGGWTLVRPDGHVVLAGAHTDTHQKEFHDALTRWFPAA; this is translated from the coding sequence ATGGTTCACGACCGTCCGGACACCCAGGTGGTGGTCGTCGGAGCCGGTCCCGTCGGGCTGCTGCTCGCCGGGGAACTGCGCCTCGGCGGGGCGCGGGTCGTCGTACTGGAACGGCGCACCGGACCCCTCACCGAGTCGCGGGCCACGACGCTGCACGCCCGCACCATGGAGATCCTGGACAGCCGTGGACTGCTGGAGACGATCCCCGCCCCGCCGAACGACCTCCGCGGCCATTTCGCCGGCATCCCGCTCGACCTCGGCCTGCCCGGCAGCCACCCGGGCCAGTGGAAGGTTCCCCAGGCCGCCACCGAGCGGCTGCTGGGCGACTGGGCCGCCGGGCTCGGCGCCGACATCAGGCGCGGCCACGAGGTACGGGCCGTCACCCGGAACGCCGGGCACGTGGAGGCCGAGGCGCTCGGACCCCGCGGCCCCGTGCGGATCCGGGCCGACCACCTCGTCGCCTGCGACGGCGAGGACAGCACGGTCAGGCGGCTGGTGGGGGCGGACTTCCCCGGCCACGACGCGCGGCGCGAGATGGTGCGCGCCGACGTCGACGGCATCGACGTGCCCGACCGCCGGTTCGAGCGGCTGCCGGACGGCCTGGCCATCGCCGCCCGGCGGCCCGACGGCGTGACCCGGCTGATGGTCCACCCGCACGGTGCGCCGGTCCGGACGCGCACCGGCGCACCGGCGTTCGCCGAGGTGTCCGAGGCGTGGAAGCGAGTCACCGGCGAGGACGTGAGCACGGGCGTGCCGTTGTGGGTGAACGCCTTCGGCGACGCGTCCCGGCAGCTCGCCCGCTACCGGCACGGGCGGGTGCTGTTCGCGGGGGACGCGGCCCACCGGCAGATGCCGATCGGCGGCCAGGCACTGAATCTGGGCCTCCAGGACGCCTTCAACCTCGGCTGGAAACTGGCCGCCGAGGTCACCGGCCGCGCCCACCCCGGCCTGCTCGACACCTACCACGACGAACGCCACGCCGTGGGCGCGCGGGCCCTCGCCTCCATCGAGGCACAGGCACTCCTCCTGCTGGGCGGACCCGAGGTCGACGCGGTGCGCACTCTGATCCGCGAACTCGTCGCCCACGCGCCCGTCCGCGCGCGTCTGGCCGCCGCCGTCGGCGGACTCGACGTCCGCTACCCGGTCGGCGGTCCGCCGCACCCGCTGCTCGGCACCAGGCTGCCGGTCGTACCGCTGGCGGCCGCGGGAGGCGCCCCCGCCACCAGCACCCAGGTGCTGCGGGCCGGGCGGGGTCTCCTCCTCGGCCGGGGCACGCCCCCCGGCCTCGGGGGCAGGACCGTCCCCGTCTTCGCGCCGGGAGAAACCGGTGGGGGAGAGGACGGCGGCTGGACCCTGGTGCGCCCCGACGGCCACGTCGTCCTGGCCGGCGCCCACACCGACACGCACCAGAAGGAGTTCCACGACGCGCTCACCCGGTGGTTCCCGGCCGCCTGA
- a CDS encoding aromatase/cyclase, which produces MTTREVEHEIAVDAPAPAVYRLLAEVVNWPRIFPPTIHVDQVERSEGEERIRIWATAGAGGEAKNWTSRRTLDPEALRITFRQEISAPPVAAMGGTWIVEPLDGDRARVRLLHDYRAVDDDPAGLAWIDDAVDRNSRSELAALKINVEAAHAAEELTFSFTDSVQVAGAAKDLFDFIDQADRWEERLPHVATVRLTEDAPGLQTLEMDTRAKDGSTHTTKSYRVTFPHRRIVYKQVTLPALLTLHTGVWTFDEGPDGTVASSQHTVTLNTENIPAVLGPDAGVSDARAYVHSALSTNSLATLGHARAYAENLAGEQG; this is translated from the coding sequence GTTGGCCGAGGTGGTGAACTGGCCGCGCATCTTCCCGCCGACGATCCACGTCGACCAGGTGGAGCGGAGCGAGGGTGAGGAGCGCATCCGGATCTGGGCCACCGCCGGCGCAGGCGGAGAGGCCAAGAACTGGACCTCGCGCCGCACCCTGGACCCGGAAGCCCTGCGCATCACCTTCCGGCAGGAGATCAGCGCCCCGCCGGTCGCCGCCATGGGCGGCACCTGGATCGTCGAGCCGCTCGACGGGGACAGGGCACGGGTGCGGCTGCTGCACGACTACCGCGCCGTCGACGACGATCCCGCCGGACTCGCCTGGATCGACGACGCCGTCGACCGCAACAGCCGCTCCGAGCTCGCCGCCCTCAAGATCAACGTCGAGGCGGCCCACGCGGCCGAGGAGCTGACGTTCTCGTTCACCGACAGCGTCCAGGTCGCGGGGGCCGCGAAGGACCTCTTCGACTTCATCGACCAGGCCGACCGTTGGGAGGAGCGGCTGCCGCACGTGGCCACCGTGCGGCTCACCGAAGACGCCCCCGGACTCCAGACGCTGGAGATGGACACCCGCGCCAAGGACGGCTCCACCCACACCACGAAGTCGTACCGGGTGACGTTCCCGCACCGGCGCATCGTCTACAAGCAGGTCACCCTGCCCGCCCTACTGACCCTGCACACCGGCGTCTGGACCTTCGACGAGGGGCCCGACGGCACGGTCGCCTCCTCCCAGCACACCGTCACCCTGAACACCGAGAACATCCCTGCGGTGCTCGGCCCCGACGCCGGCGTGTCCGACGCCCGTGCCTATGTGCACTCCGCCCTGTCCACCAACAGCCTCGCCACCCTCGGGCACGCCAGGGCGTACGCCGAGAACCTCGCAGGGGAGCAGGGCTGA